One part of the Stigmatopora argus isolate UIUO_Sarg chromosome 8, RoL_Sarg_1.0, whole genome shotgun sequence genome encodes these proteins:
- the LOC144079326 gene encoding uncharacterized protein LOC144079326: MMEARIFIYLGGLMLIHVGSADHGNDHTTPPAPERDVVLNTHLPSDAPKSSNTNPLPGESTTTHGHMNNATARPSGGNATKMEPTSASSNPQKATNLTDDTTWKPSVPTTLSTQTPNTTSHSHLNITHENPSAHEPFSASSTLSSNTTTIEPHPSTSSILALTTLGTSPTTTQQSTTTIPATSPSTTTTTTTSTTSQTTTTSVPSTQETRSKAPPLTTIALQTHTSMKTKLHPDTPSQLNVNGETVQVHESPRLDPLLAGLVSAFVVSAVVIVLLLFLKLRRRDNRPEFRRLQDLPMDDMMEETPLSMYSY, from the exons ATGATGGAGGCTAGAATATTTATTTACCTTGGTGGCTTGATGCTGATTCACGTGGgatctgctgatcacg GTAACGATCACACGACGCCACCAGCACCAGAACGGGATGTGGTTTTGAACACTCATCTACCCAGCGATGCCCCAAAAAGCTCCAACACCAATCCTTTGCCTGGTGAAAGTACAACGACGCACGGGCATATGAACAATGCGACGGCACGACCGAGCGGAGGGAACG CGACAAAGATGGAGCCCACATCAGCGTCATCCAACCCCCAAAAGGCCACAAACCTGACAGACGATACGACATGGAAACCTTCTGTGCCGACCACTCTTTCCACTCAAACCCCCAACACAACATCTCACAGCCACTTGAACATAACCCACGAGAACCCATCTGCACACGAGCCATTTTCTGCCTCCTCCACGCTGTCGAGCAATACAACAACCATTGAACCGCATCCTTCTACGTCTTCCATTTTGGCCCTCACCACATTGGGTACATCGCCCACAACAACTCAGCAATCTACAACGACCATCCCAGCCACAAGCCCCTCAACAACCACCACAACAACCACTTCAACAACTTCTCAGACAACAACGACAAGTGTACCGTCGACGCAGGAAACCAGAAGCAAGGCCCCCCCTCTGACCACCATTGCCCTTCAGACCCACACCTCCATGAAGACCAAACTGCACCCCGACACCCCGTCGCAGCTCAACGTGAATGGTGAAA CCGTCCAAGTGCACGAATCCCCGAGGCTGGATCCGCTGCTGGCCGGCTTGGTGTCGGCCTTTGTCGTCAGCGCCGTCGTCATCGTCCTGCTCCTCTTCCTCAAACTGCGACGACGAGATAACAGGCCGGAGTTCCGCAGGCTGCAGGATTTGCCCATG GATGACATGATGGAAGAAACACCTTTGTCCATGTACAGCTACTGA
- the LOC144078908 gene encoding uncharacterized protein LOC144078908 isoform X2, with protein MSWDRQLKSILSDADNSVANIRGRLSLLGNSNLREEGFERRSFGFPSPGGWRMPPVSPGVQWADLASIQSQLHTQNQVIESLTKKLADIEREKHSQQFLIQTLQAEVDHLRECIRVRRTEGLTEDSSAEIRNSKVCRAELEHLNIELDHLKMRLVRQEEAMMHQDKEAREGRRRCQHSCEMFQQLTNGFKAHNAGLANSAFEYTQKEVRHISAAVSALEGDVKRLRERRASGPRKVKAGKARLDLDSDEFSPTASLAEISSDDLSFLDDLTLEHHSRVHRDHRDREDDDVDDILNDIDDDVNLDLASDLSLADL; from the exons ATGAGCTGGGACCGACAGCTAAAATCCATCCTCTCTGATGCAGATAACAGCGTGGCTAACATCAGG GGGAGGCTGTCCTTATTGGGTAACTCCAATCTAAGGGAAGAAG GCTTTGAACGACGCAGCTTTGGCTTTCCTTCACCCGGTGGATGGCGGATGCCTCCTGTCAGTCCCGGAGTTCAGTGGGCAGATCTAGCTTCAATCCAGTCTCAGCTTCACACGCAGAACCAG gtgatcgaGTCACTTACCAAGAAACTGGCCGACATAGAACGGGAAAAACACTCGCAGCAATTTCTAATTCAGACGCTGCAAG CGGAGGTGGACCATTTGCGCGAATGCATAAGAGTGAGGAGAACTGAGGGCTTGACAGAAGATTCCTCTGCAGAGAT TCGGAACTCCAAGGTTTGCCGAGCAGAGCTGGAACACCTGAACATCGAATTGGACCACCTGAAAATGCGTCTGG TGAGGCAAGAGGAAGCCATGATGCACCAGGATAAAGAAGCCAGAGAGGGCCGACGACGGTGCCAGCATAGCTGTGAG ATGTTCCAGCAGCTGACCAATGGCTTCAAAGCTCACAATGCAGGTCTGGCCAACAGCGCTTTTGAGTATACACAAAAGGAAGTCCGCCACATAAG TGCTGCAGTCTCAGCACTGGAAGGTGACGTCAAGCGTCTGAGGGAACGCCGAGCAA GTGGTCCGCGCAAAGTCAAAGCTGGGAAGGCTAGGCTGGATTTGGACTCGGACGAATTTAGCCCGACTGCGAGCCTGGCTGAAATCAGCTCGGATGATCTTTCATTTCTCGATGACTTAA CTCTCGAACATCACTCCAGAGTCCATCGTGATCATCGAGACAGGGAGGACGATGACGTGGATGACATCTTGAATGATATCGACGATGACGTGAATCTGGATTTAGCATCTGATCTGAGTCTGGCAGACCTCTGA
- the LOC144078908 gene encoding uncharacterized protein LOC144078908 isoform X1 codes for MSWDRQLKSILSDADNSVANIRGRLSLLGNSNLREEDLIPYKRKIPFTGFERRSFGFPSPGGWRMPPVSPGVQWADLASIQSQLHTQNQVIESLTKKLADIEREKHSQQFLIQTLQAEVDHLRECIRVRRTEGLTEDSSAEIRNSKVCRAELEHLNIELDHLKMRLVRQEEAMMHQDKEAREGRRRCQHSCEMFQQLTNGFKAHNAGLANSAFEYTQKEVRHISAAVSALEGDVKRLRERRASGPRKVKAGKARLDLDSDEFSPTASLAEISSDDLSFLDDLTLEHHSRVHRDHRDREDDDVDDILNDIDDDVNLDLASDLSLADL; via the exons ATGAGCTGGGACCGACAGCTAAAATCCATCCTCTCTGATGCAGATAACAGCGTGGCTAACATCAGG GGGAGGCTGTCCTTATTGGGTAACTCCAATCTAAGGGAAGAAG ACTTAATTCCTTACAAGAGAAAGATTCCTTTTACAGGCTTTGAACGACGCAGCTTTGGCTTTCCTTCACCCGGTGGATGGCGGATGCCTCCTGTCAGTCCCGGAGTTCAGTGGGCAGATCTAGCTTCAATCCAGTCTCAGCTTCACACGCAGAACCAG gtgatcgaGTCACTTACCAAGAAACTGGCCGACATAGAACGGGAAAAACACTCGCAGCAATTTCTAATTCAGACGCTGCAAG CGGAGGTGGACCATTTGCGCGAATGCATAAGAGTGAGGAGAACTGAGGGCTTGACAGAAGATTCCTCTGCAGAGAT TCGGAACTCCAAGGTTTGCCGAGCAGAGCTGGAACACCTGAACATCGAATTGGACCACCTGAAAATGCGTCTGG TGAGGCAAGAGGAAGCCATGATGCACCAGGATAAAGAAGCCAGAGAGGGCCGACGACGGTGCCAGCATAGCTGTGAG ATGTTCCAGCAGCTGACCAATGGCTTCAAAGCTCACAATGCAGGTCTGGCCAACAGCGCTTTTGAGTATACACAAAAGGAAGTCCGCCACATAAG TGCTGCAGTCTCAGCACTGGAAGGTGACGTCAAGCGTCTGAGGGAACGCCGAGCAA GTGGTCCGCGCAAAGTCAAAGCTGGGAAGGCTAGGCTGGATTTGGACTCGGACGAATTTAGCCCGACTGCGAGCCTGGCTGAAATCAGCTCGGATGATCTTTCATTTCTCGATGACTTAA CTCTCGAACATCACTCCAGAGTCCATCGTGATCATCGAGACAGGGAGGACGATGACGTGGATGACATCTTGAATGATATCGACGATGACGTGAATCTGGATTTAGCATCTGATCTGAGTCTGGCAGACCTCTGA
- the mmachc gene encoding cyanocobalamin reductase / alkylcobalamin dealkylase yields the protein MIPSNVKMAASSVDVKTVKRLLDGTLSKLGFEVYTLKVGWYNSVLPANLHLPYQDDCLAFVVLSTPAMFEQAFLPFMEERRCQGLSDPIDQCVKHCVTSAITQFTEQKVDVRYDYELLPSRKPKFLAQTAAHVSGAAFYYQQSDVSDQPWAGKKMFGVCVHPKLGGWFAIRALLVFQDIQMDPEEQQPQPVDCVPTREARIQLLEEYNLRWQDWNYRNIITPTQTYSQKQRDYFGTPPTQRDALLKRWGLLPESEDTPSPDSGKHAQSYLGT from the exons ATGATTCCAAGCAacgtcaaaatggcggcctccAGCGTCGACGTGAAAACCGTCAAAAGGCTCCTTGATGGGACTCTTTCGAAACTTGGTTTTGAAGTGTATACTTTGAAG GTGGGATGGTATAATTCTGTGTTACCAGCCAATCTGCACCTGCCTTACCAGGATGATTGCCTGGCCTTTGTGGTACTCAGCACTCCTGCCATGTTTGAGCAAGCTTTCCTTCCCTTCATGGAGGAGAGAAGATGCCAGGGACTCTCTGACCCTATTGACCAATGTGTCAAACACTGTGTCACCTCTGCTATTACACAG TTTACGGAACAGAAGGTGGACGTGAGGTATGACTACGAGCTGTTGCCCAGCAGAAAGCCAAAATTCTTGGCGCAGACTGCCGCACATGTATCAGGAGCGGCTTTCTACTACCAGCAGTCGGATGTCAGCGACCAACCCTGGGCTGGCAAA AAGATGTTCGGCGTGTGCGTGCATCCCAAACTGGGAGGCTGGTTTGCCATCAGAGCTCTATTAGTCTTCCAAGACATTCAGATGGACCCAGAGGAGCAGCAGCCTCAACCTGTGGACTGTGTGCCCACCAGGGAGGCCAGAATTCAGCTGCTGGAGGAGTACAACTTGCGCTGGCAG GACTGGAACTACAGAAATATTATTACTCCTACGCAGACTTACTCCCAGAAACAGAGAGATTATTTCGGAACCCCGCCCACCCAGCGTGATGCTCTGTTAAAACGTTGGGGTCTTCTGCCAGAGTCTGAGGACACGCCCTCGCCCGACTCGGGGAAACACGCTCAG